In Solanum pennellii chromosome 7, SPENNV200, the following are encoded in one genomic region:
- the LOC114078010 gene encoding uncharacterized protein LOC114078010: MPGIMLQSESSATPPPPEELRAAASPVRGTPPAPEAPAPKHPAPQSGAEDRAMRDAVQLLTRLVAGQARKHGLGVDHADRSDSLRAREFLSCNPPEFFGSRPQYDPQKFIRQMQRTLRIIKASETESQDRDYNRGQHKRARSVDYPDEFRSGQSQQHVRFSSQPAQSAPPRFMGRGFDRMGYSEAGQSSRASGSQMGRGLSQSRPPLPRCSRCGKSHPGECRWATGACFSCGRQGHTMRECHLRGSAGGMAQPTGSVAGSSSSVAMRPTGQGIQAPAGRGRGRGGASSSSGPSNRIYALTNRQDQEASPNVITGVDAQFGDPPA; the protein is encoded by the exons ATGCCTGGTATTATGCTCCAGTCGGAGAGCTCTGCTACACCGCCGCCACCAGAGGAGCTTAGAGCAGCAGCATCTCCAGTGCGGGGGACACCACCAGCCCCCGAGGCCCCAGCACCTAAACATCCAGCTCCTCAATCAGGGGCGGAGGATAGGGCCATGAGAGATGCGGTTCAGTTGCTGACTAGATTAGTGGCAGGTCAGGCTCGCAAGCATGGACTAGGAGTTGATCATGCGGACAGATCTGATAGCTTAAGGGCTCGTGAGTTCTTAAGTTGTAATCCTCCAGAGTTCTTTGGGTCAAGGCCCCAGTATGATCCGCAAAAGTTTATTCGTCAGATGCAGCGTACATTGAGGATAATCAAGGCTTCGGAGACCGAGTCT CAagatagagattataatagAGGCCAGCATAAGAGGGCTAGATCAGTAGATTATCCTGACGAGTTTCGAAGCGGGCAGTCTCAGCagcatgttagattttcttcccAGCCAGCACAGAGTGCACCCCCACGTTTCATGGGTAGGGGGTTCGATCGTATGGGATATTCGGAAGCTGGTCAGAGCTCTAGGGCGTCAGGGTCACAGATGGGCAGGGGTTTGAGCCAGTCGAGGCCACCTTTGCCTCGGTGTTCTCGTTGTGGTAAGTCCCATCCTGGGGAATGTCGTTGGGCTACAGGTGCGTGTTTTTCTTGCGGCCGTCAGGGCCATACTATGAGGGAGTGTCACCTTAGAGGTAGTGCAGGTGGTATGGCACAGCCTACAGGGTCCGTTGCTGGTTCATCTTCTTCTGTGGCTATGCGCCCTACGGGGCAGGGTATTCAGGCGCCagcaggccgtggtagaggacgTGGTGGAGCTTCCAGTTCTAGCGGTCCCTCAAACCGTATATATGCTTTGACTAATAGGCAAGATCAGGAGGCGTCACCTAATGTGATCACAG gtgtagacgcacagttcggtgatcctcccgcctag